A window of the Cystobacter fuscus genome harbors these coding sequences:
- a CDS encoding cyclic nucleotide-binding domain-containing protein, with the protein MPPEAPVPPASPPSASFPELVIEADSLLHAVELAAAHAPGRGGGEEPVSAPPAGERALPEIPLFSDLPREAFIALFERCPLRRFPEGARIIEQGSRGNAFYVICAGRVRIVRESDGTTRELAVLGEGAFFGEMALLSGAPRSASVVGAAEETQVLEISAPVLGELARLNPQVARALRRFCRQRLLSQVVNTSALFQPFGRKDRRELVERFRAREVRRGEVLIHEGQMVDGLYVVLSGEVAVSKGGQPLAHLREGELFGEMSLLNKTPATATVTAVRNASLLRLPREDFDTLILTHPQVLVLVSELTEARQRSNEVRLGGSATDARHTQSFEDLVLV; encoded by the coding sequence GTGCCCCCCGAGGCACCCGTTCCTCCCGCGTCGCCCCCGAGTGCGTCCTTTCCGGAGCTCGTCATCGAGGCGGACTCGCTGCTGCACGCCGTGGAGCTGGCGGCGGCGCACGCGCCCGGGCGCGGGGGAGGCGAGGAGCCCGTGTCGGCGCCCCCCGCGGGCGAGCGGGCACTGCCGGAGATCCCCCTGTTCTCGGACCTGCCGCGCGAGGCCTTCATCGCGCTCTTCGAGCGCTGCCCGCTGCGCCGCTTCCCCGAGGGCGCGCGCATCATCGAGCAGGGCAGCCGGGGCAATGCCTTCTATGTCATCTGCGCGGGCCGCGTGCGCATCGTGCGCGAATCCGACGGGACGACCCGCGAGCTGGCCGTGCTGGGCGAGGGGGCCTTCTTCGGCGAGATGGCGCTCCTGTCCGGGGCGCCGCGCTCGGCGTCGGTGGTGGGCGCCGCCGAGGAGACGCAGGTGTTGGAGATCTCCGCCCCGGTGCTCGGGGAACTCGCGCGCCTCAATCCCCAGGTGGCGCGGGCGCTGCGGCGCTTCTGCCGGCAGCGGCTCCTGTCGCAGGTGGTGAACACCTCGGCGCTCTTCCAGCCCTTCGGGCGCAAGGACCGGCGCGAGCTGGTGGAGCGCTTCCGGGCCCGGGAGGTGCGCCGCGGCGAGGTGCTCATCCACGAGGGCCAGATGGTGGATGGCCTCTATGTGGTGCTCTCCGGCGAGGTGGCCGTGAGCAAGGGGGGCCAGCCCCTGGCCCACCTGCGCGAGGGCGAGCTGTTCGGCGAGATGTCCCTGCTGAACAAGACGCCCGCCACCGCCACGGTGACGGCGGTGCGCAACGCCTCGCTGTTGCGGCTGCCCCGCGAGGACTTCGACACCCTCATCCTCACCCACCCGCAGGTGCTCGTCCTGGTGTCCGAGCTGACGGAAGCCCGTCAGCGCAGCAACGAGGTCCGCCTCGGCGGCAGCGCCACGGACGCCCGGCACACCCAGTCCTTCGAGGATCTCGTCCTCGTCTGA
- a CDS encoding AAA family ATPase codes for MITHFEVSNFKSIKHLGLDLRKFMVFVGPNGAGKTNLVRALEVFGEVLHRGTVEPIQEHGYDQLIRREKRPARSGLYFSIRAELPALAVQNALSILPIIMGKEKESSTSGPIHIEVGVGVTGSDQTDEVRINREELRFSSPKGALDVAFDGSRIDTNAGADPVLWALMYSQILPYARNLKGSDFSNPENLKKVISEAFTPNTQDQVEPQLLRLINWQRMPSRPMMHIRDVSQVKRLRLDASALRRDLSFEDSKDSTIGPTGEGLASAVAKLRGSKPEPSARFRKVLEELQEVYPRIEDVFARRIPSGHLILLFKEHGISDELGQGSVSDGVLHALALLVALHQEASGEAGLLVIEEPENAIHPWPLRKLIVRAQASSRQIILTTHSETVVNAVVDPENLFLVENDNKKGTTVTPAIERESALKAILEESGQKLGDVWLDGSLGGVPGGES; via the coding sequence ATGATCACGCATTTCGAAGTCTCGAACTTCAAATCCATAAAACACCTCGGTCTCGACCTGAGGAAGTTCATGGTCTTCGTTGGGCCCAACGGGGCAGGTAAAACGAACCTGGTTCGCGCCTTGGAGGTATTTGGGGAGGTTCTACACCGCGGAACCGTCGAACCCATCCAAGAGCACGGATATGACCAGCTCATTCGCCGCGAGAAGCGGCCCGCGCGCTCTGGGCTTTACTTTTCGATTCGAGCCGAGTTGCCAGCACTCGCAGTCCAAAATGCCCTGTCGATTCTACCCATCATCATGGGAAAGGAGAAGGAGTCCTCTACTTCTGGACCGATTCATATCGAGGTTGGCGTTGGAGTGACAGGGTCTGATCAGACAGATGAAGTGAGAATCAATCGCGAAGAACTTCGTTTCAGCAGCCCAAAAGGTGCTCTTGATGTAGCTTTTGACGGGAGCAGGATCGACACAAACGCCGGTGCCGATCCAGTACTCTGGGCTCTGATGTACAGCCAGATCCTCCCCTACGCACGCAACCTGAAGGGGTCAGATTTCTCGAATCCAGAAAACCTGAAGAAGGTAATAAGCGAAGCATTCACCCCGAATACGCAAGATCAGGTCGAGCCACAGCTCCTACGGCTCATCAACTGGCAAAGAATGCCAAGTAGACCAATGATGCATATTCGGGATGTCAGCCAGGTCAAGAGACTGAGGCTGGACGCTTCTGCGTTGAGAAGGGACTTGTCCTTTGAAGATTCCAAGGATTCGACGATTGGCCCGACGGGAGAAGGGCTGGCTTCCGCCGTCGCCAAACTCAGAGGCTCCAAGCCAGAACCAAGTGCTCGGTTCCGAAAGGTTCTCGAAGAGCTCCAGGAGGTCTACCCTCGAATCGAAGATGTCTTCGCGCGCAGGATCCCATCTGGACATTTGATCCTTCTCTTCAAAGAACATGGGATTTCCGATGAACTCGGGCAGGGGAGCGTTTCAGACGGAGTGCTTCATGCGCTAGCCCTGCTTGTTGCGCTTCACCAAGAAGCATCAGGAGAAGCTGGCCTTCTCGTGATCGAGGAGCCAGAAAACGCCATCCATCCATGGCCACTTCGCAAGCTCATCGTCCGGGCACAAGCTTCCTCACGGCAAATCATCCTCACGACCCACTCGGAGACGGTCGTGAACGCCGTTGTCGATCCAGAAAACCTTTTCCTGGTGGAAAACGACAACAAAAAAGGAACCACTGTCACTCCAGCCATCGAGCGGGAATCCGCCCTGAAGGCCATCCTGGAGGAGAGCGGTCAGAAACTGGGTGATGTCTGGCTCGATGGGAGCCTTGGGGGCGTGCCAGGGGGCGAGTCTTGA
- a CDS encoding DUF2381 family protein → MRPLLRWTQEVSTLARLLPLLSLALLLMGATAGAQPPSPARERQERRVTLPSNPDEPGLEVRVAAGVTTYLRFDAALDKAAVEVESRTFRFTWVDVGDTLVALEPSVDLGAEEKLVVRVRYRDGASPAKATLALVTRPGVVDKEVEVVRRPRTLEALEAELAALKAQVRTSGPAGLVFSGRLDLQGVQARRLERIRMSTQSGLEYVAGEGYRASLWALAVVRVRNLPGQPPWLPGSALITRLDGTPVKVLSVGMDKAQLAPGEEGLVAVETEAPFWNAKDGLRLEIVDKSGTRHLSIPNVKL, encoded by the coding sequence ATGCGACCTCTGCTACGGTGGACTCAGGAGGTATCCACCCTGGCCCGACTTCTCCCGTTGCTCTCGCTCGCGCTCCTCTTGATGGGAGCCACCGCGGGAGCGCAGCCCCCGTCTCCCGCCCGCGAGCGTCAGGAGCGCCGCGTCACCCTGCCCAGCAACCCGGACGAGCCGGGCCTGGAGGTGCGCGTGGCCGCTGGCGTCACCACCTACCTGCGCTTCGACGCCGCCCTGGACAAGGCCGCGGTGGAGGTGGAGAGCCGTACCTTCCGCTTCACCTGGGTGGACGTGGGAGACACCCTCGTGGCCCTGGAGCCCTCGGTGGACTTGGGGGCCGAGGAGAAGCTGGTGGTGCGGGTGCGCTACCGGGACGGGGCTTCCCCGGCGAAAGCCACGCTCGCGCTGGTGACGCGCCCTGGGGTGGTGGACAAGGAGGTAGAGGTGGTGCGTCGCCCGCGCACGCTCGAGGCACTGGAGGCGGAACTCGCAGCGCTCAAGGCCCAGGTCAGGACGAGTGGGCCCGCCGGGCTCGTCTTCTCGGGGCGCCTCGACCTCCAAGGCGTGCAGGCCAGGCGCCTCGAGCGTATCCGCATGAGTACCCAGAGTGGGTTGGAGTACGTGGCGGGCGAGGGCTACCGCGCCAGCCTCTGGGCGCTCGCCGTCGTCCGCGTGCGCAACCTGCCAGGGCAGCCACCCTGGCTGCCCGGCTCCGCGCTCATTACCCGGCTGGACGGTACCCCGGTGAAGGTGCTCTCCGTGGGCATGGACAAGGCGCAACTGGCTCCCGGTGAGGAGGGCCTCGTGGCGGTGGAGACGGAAGCGCCTTTCTGGAACGCGAAGGACGGCCTCCGCCTGGAGATCGTGGACAAGAGCGGCACCCGGCACCTTTCCATCCCCAACGTGAAGCTGTAG
- a CDS encoding arsenate reductase family protein produces the protein MKTDVLMLSYSGCGTCKKALQWLEQHGVDARVRPIVEQPPTPAELAKWISQSGVSVRKWLNTSGQSYRALGKEKVDAASDSQLVEWLAADGKLVKRPVLVRGSRVLVGFKPEAYEELFASS, from the coding sequence ATGAAGACCGACGTCCTGATGCTGTCGTACTCCGGTTGTGGAACCTGCAAGAAGGCCCTGCAGTGGCTCGAGCAGCACGGCGTGGACGCGCGCGTGCGCCCCATCGTCGAGCAGCCGCCCACCCCCGCCGAGCTGGCGAAGTGGATTTCCCAGAGTGGGGTGTCCGTGCGCAAGTGGCTCAACACCAGTGGGCAGAGCTACCGCGCCCTCGGCAAGGAGAAGGTGGACGCCGCGAGTGACTCGCAGCTCGTCGAGTGGCTCGCGGCGGACGGCAAGCTCGTCAAGCGGCCGGTGCTCGTGCGGGGCTCGCGGGTGCTCGTGGGCTTCAAGCCCGAGGCCTACGAGGAACTCTTCGCCTCCTCGTGA
- a CDS encoding serine/threonine protein kinase: MTTHALHPDQLKPGDMVGPWLITHVLGRGGSSRVFKVERDGQSYSMKVALRPLSDSRAHLFEDKYPEAEYVEEKNTYRRLAREAAALFTYASHPNLLRVYGVDFWPSPSTGYPFLVTDYVDGDTWHWWRWRTPPHATKLVSTFSDVVRTVGALHARGVYHRDLKAENILIRRADGRPFLIDFGTARLPGALTQTMGLPEGVLHLLPPELLAYARTEAWKRGKPFQGGASADLYALGVLLYQALTDLHPFDPELPDKELVAAIATVPPMPPHLLNPLAPRALSDIAMKLLEKRPEDRYPSTEALLQALEAAAEKGSTSPAWKVPLFPAEEGLAEQEEEVAPSQGLLAPEFKGPEEEGPPISEERGSQPEGASAAPEVSPPSAEEQASPAPPAAAIPPRRAWGTQLLLGAVGLGVFGLALWLVLSTLAPPPEALLPGPRRSAKGSPPVPTAPRSSPSSLLAVWLCATAGLGCPAAQVKPPEPTDCPQEATEAMSQELKVRQGSPLEAIIDINQPGRPGEEGVYRDGPVISRITRGDGNLPAGTLLHGQLWTGPGIDEEWGNERLPAVMGRYTQAILPDGRKYPVCIVLGDVDGRIAMEDGSKPGAFILGRNVPVSVVLRWP, from the coding sequence ATGACGACGCATGCCCTGCACCCGGACCAACTCAAGCCCGGTGACATGGTGGGGCCCTGGCTCATCACCCATGTGCTGGGCCGCGGCGGCTCCTCTCGCGTCTTCAAGGTGGAGCGCGACGGCCAGTCCTACTCCATGAAGGTGGCGCTCCGCCCCCTCTCCGACTCCCGGGCACACCTCTTCGAGGACAAGTACCCGGAAGCGGAGTACGTGGAGGAGAAGAACACCTACCGTCGGCTGGCGCGCGAGGCCGCGGCCCTCTTCACCTACGCCTCCCACCCCAACCTCTTGCGCGTGTACGGGGTGGACTTCTGGCCCAGCCCCAGCACGGGCTACCCCTTCCTCGTCACCGACTACGTGGACGGGGACACCTGGCACTGGTGGCGCTGGCGCACGCCCCCTCACGCCACCAAGCTGGTGAGCACCTTCAGTGATGTGGTGCGCACCGTGGGGGCGCTGCACGCGCGCGGCGTCTACCACCGGGACTTGAAGGCGGAGAACATCCTCATCCGCCGCGCGGACGGCCGCCCCTTCCTCATCGACTTCGGCACCGCGCGCCTGCCCGGCGCCCTCACTCAAACCATGGGTCTGCCCGAAGGCGTGCTGCACCTGCTGCCGCCGGAACTGCTGGCCTACGCGCGCACCGAGGCGTGGAAGCGGGGCAAGCCCTTCCAGGGCGGTGCGAGTGCGGACCTGTACGCGCTGGGGGTGTTGCTCTACCAGGCCCTCACGGACCTGCACCCCTTCGACCCGGAGCTGCCGGACAAGGAGCTGGTGGCGGCCATCGCCACCGTCCCTCCTATGCCCCCCCACCTCCTCAACCCCCTGGCACCGCGCGCCTTGAGCGACATCGCCATGAAGCTGCTGGAGAAGCGTCCCGAGGATCGCTACCCCAGCACCGAGGCGTTGCTCCAGGCGCTGGAGGCGGCCGCGGAGAAGGGGAGTACCTCTCCCGCCTGGAAGGTGCCGCTCTTTCCCGCCGAGGAGGGTTTGGCGGAGCAGGAGGAAGAAGTGGCGCCTTCGCAGGGATTGCTGGCGCCAGAGTTCAAGGGGCCTGAAGAAGAGGGCCCGCCCATCAGCGAGGAACGGGGCTCACAGCCGGAAGGCGCGAGCGCGGCTCCGGAGGTGTCCCCGCCTTCAGCCGAGGAGCAGGCGAGCCCCGCGCCCCCTGCTGCTGCCATCCCTCCGCGTCGCGCCTGGGGGACCCAACTCCTGCTCGGTGCCGTGGGCCTTGGCGTGTTCGGCCTTGCCTTGTGGCTGGTGCTCTCCACACTCGCGCCTCCGCCCGAGGCGCTGCTGCCCGGGCCTCGCCGTTCCGCGAAAGGAAGTCCGCCCGTGCCCACCGCTCCTCGTTCCTCTCCCTCGAGTCTCCTCGCCGTCTGGTTGTGCGCCACCGCCGGGCTGGGGTGTCCCGCCGCGCAGGTGAAGCCTCCGGAGCCCACCGACTGCCCCCAGGAGGCCACCGAGGCCATGTCCCAGGAATTGAAGGTCAGGCAGGGCAGTCCGCTCGAGGCGATCATCGACATCAACCAGCCCGGCAGACCCGGCGAGGAAGGTGTCTACCGGGACGGCCCTGTCATCAGCCGCATCACTCGGGGGGATGGTAACTTGCCGGCGGGGACGCTGCTCCACGGCCAGCTCTGGACAGGCCCCGGCATCGACGAGGAGTGGGGGAACGAAAGGCTGCCGGCCGTCATGGGCCGTTACACCCAGGCCATCCTCCCGGATGGCCGGAAGTACCCCGTGTGCATCGTGCTGGGCGACGTGGACGGGCGTATCGCCATGGAGGATGGCTCCAAGCCGGGAGCCTTCATCCTTGGCCGGAATGTGCCGGTGAGCGTCGTCTTGCGCTGGCCGTGA
- a CDS encoding SLC13 family permease: MALAIFLFTYVFIAGVRLPFPRLDRPGGALVGAVLMVVAGVVAPSQLFGSNEGSPHAVDMDTLILLLGMMLLADYLSRASFFRAAGAWALQKAHTPRLLLVAVAATSAFLSAFLVNDTVCLMLTPLVLVVVEDARLPPIPYLLAVCMASNSGSVATFTGNPQNMLIQGASKLPYAQFAAYMALPAIVSTAVVIAGLLYIFRHDLSHERFSTHPPPVPVDRPLLGLTLVTLLGVVAAFFAGLPMSWSALAGAAVVMTLARRVSPREALERVDYVLLLFFASLFVVVFGVNQAGWAEDIHRLFSPFMSGPPLRETLGFAGLTLVASNLFSNVPFVMLARPWIPSLQEPVLGWHVLALGSTLAGNLTLVGSVANLIVFEAARDKVSLSFLGYLRVGLPITLVSFVLALAVLLAEHALF; the protein is encoded by the coding sequence TTGGCCCTCGCGATCTTCCTGTTCACCTACGTCTTCATCGCCGGCGTCCGCCTCCCCTTCCCCCGGTTGGACCGCCCTGGCGGCGCCCTCGTGGGCGCCGTCCTCATGGTGGTGGCGGGCGTCGTCGCTCCCTCCCAGCTCTTCGGCTCCAACGAGGGCTCCCCTCACGCCGTCGACATGGACACGCTCATCCTCCTGCTCGGGATGATGCTGCTCGCCGACTACCTCTCACGCGCTTCCTTCTTCCGCGCCGCCGGCGCCTGGGCGCTCCAGAAGGCCCATACCCCCCGGCTCCTGCTCGTGGCCGTCGCCGCCACCAGCGCCTTCCTCTCCGCCTTCCTCGTCAACGACACCGTCTGTCTCATGCTCACCCCGCTCGTCCTCGTCGTCGTCGAGGACGCGCGCCTGCCCCCCATCCCCTACTTGCTCGCCGTGTGCATGGCCTCCAACTCGGGCTCGGTCGCCACCTTCACCGGCAACCCCCAGAACATGCTCATCCAGGGCGCCTCGAAGCTGCCCTACGCCCAGTTCGCCGCCTACATGGCCCTGCCCGCCATCGTCTCCACCGCCGTCGTCATCGCCGGGCTCCTCTACATCTTCCGCCACGATCTCTCCCACGAGCGCTTCTCCACCCATCCCCCTCCCGTCCCCGTGGATCGGCCCCTCCTCGGGCTCACGCTCGTCACGTTGCTCGGCGTGGTCGCCGCCTTCTTCGCCGGCCTGCCCATGAGCTGGAGCGCCCTCGCCGGCGCCGCCGTGGTGATGACGCTCGCCCGGCGCGTCTCCCCCCGCGAGGCGCTCGAGCGCGTGGACTACGTGCTGCTGCTCTTCTTCGCCAGCCTCTTCGTCGTCGTCTTCGGCGTGAACCAGGCCGGCTGGGCCGAGGACATCCACCGCCTCTTCTCCCCCTTCATGTCCGGCCCTCCCTTGCGCGAGACGCTCGGCTTCGCGGGGCTCACCCTCGTGGCCAGCAACCTCTTCAGCAACGTGCCCTTCGTCATGCTCGCGCGCCCCTGGATTCCCTCCCTCCAGGAGCCGGTGCTCGGCTGGCACGTGCTCGCGCTCGGCTCCACGCTGGCCGGCAACCTCACCCTCGTGGGCAGCGTCGCCAACCTCATCGTCTTCGAGGCCGCCCGGGACAAGGTCTCCCTGAGCTTCCTCGGCTACCTGCGCGTGGGCCTGCCCATCACCCTCGTCAGCTTCGTGCTCGCGCTCGCGGTGCTGCTCGCCGAGCACGCGCTGTTCTGA
- a CDS encoding zinc-dependent alcohol dehydrogenase family protein, with product MKAYELQSTTGAEGWVQVEKPQPQPGPGQALVRIRAVSLNYRDLIIASGTYPGTKTPIIPVSDGAGEVVAVGEGVTRVKPGDRVAPTFFQVWTDGPGTPEKVGKALGGSVPGVLAEYVALDAEGLVVLPDWLSFEEGATLPCAAVTAWNALVPQGGLKAGQTVLAQGTGGVSIFALQLARVLGARVLLTSSHDDKLERGKRLGAEGLINYKKSPNWEEQVLALTGGEGVDHVLEVGGAGTLPHSVRATKKGGHIALIGLLSGAPGKADSVDTGGKPLRIERTYVGSRAMFEDMLRAMSREKTKPVIDRVFPFAEAREALRYMESGGHFGKIVISV from the coding sequence ATGAAGGCCTATGAACTGCAGAGCACCACCGGCGCCGAAGGTTGGGTCCAGGTCGAGAAGCCCCAGCCCCAACCGGGCCCCGGACAGGCGCTCGTCCGCATCCGCGCCGTGTCGCTCAACTATCGGGATCTCATCATCGCCAGTGGCACCTATCCGGGTACGAAGACGCCCATCATTCCCGTCTCGGATGGCGCGGGGGAGGTGGTCGCCGTGGGCGAGGGAGTCACCCGCGTGAAGCCCGGGGACCGGGTCGCGCCCACCTTCTTCCAGGTGTGGACGGATGGCCCGGGCACCCCCGAGAAGGTGGGGAAGGCGCTCGGAGGGAGCGTGCCCGGCGTGCTCGCCGAGTACGTGGCCCTGGATGCCGAGGGGCTCGTCGTCCTGCCGGACTGGCTGTCCTTCGAGGAAGGCGCCACCCTGCCCTGCGCGGCCGTCACCGCCTGGAACGCGCTCGTGCCCCAGGGAGGACTGAAGGCGGGCCAGACGGTGCTCGCCCAGGGGACGGGCGGCGTGTCCATCTTCGCCCTCCAGCTCGCCCGCGTTCTTGGAGCACGCGTCCTCCTCACCTCCAGCCATGACGACAAGCTGGAGCGCGGCAAGCGGCTGGGAGCGGAGGGACTCATCAACTACAAGAAGTCGCCGAACTGGGAGGAGCAGGTGCTCGCGCTCACGGGTGGGGAGGGCGTGGACCACGTGCTCGAGGTGGGCGGAGCCGGCACCCTGCCCCACTCGGTGCGGGCGACGAAGAAGGGGGGCCACATCGCCCTCATCGGCCTGCTCTCCGGCGCTCCGGGCAAGGCCGACAGCGTGGACACCGGCGGCAAGCCGCTGCGCATCGAGCGCACCTACGTGGGCAGCCGCGCCATGTTCGAGGACATGCTGCGAGCGATGAGCCGGGAGAAGACGAAGCCGGTCATCGACCGCGTCTTCCCCTTCGCCGAGGCGCGCGAGGCCCTGCGCTACATGGAGTCCGGCGGCCACTTCGGGAAGATCGTCATCTCCGTGTGA
- a CDS encoding alpha/beta hydrolase: protein MGTLSTLATLIRASLGTAVRRMKRGPLRPGWSFAYEATVAFMKANNERLYLRPAPEQREEVERLARTTSALRRVHREEVSAGGVPSVWFSPPERSGDAVVLYLHGGAYVMGSPRTHGDLLARLALGTGLRVLAPDYRLAPEHPFPAQLEDTLAVYRWLLSSGVSPRRVVFAGDSAGGGLALSTLVAARDQGTPLPAGAVVIAPWVDLECGGASVERNAAYDWGDKAMLLHWAGWFLGGAPAREPLASPLHADLRGLPPLFVHVGSAELQYDDGVRITEKARAGGVQAHLEVWPEMVHDFQTFGEGFPESVRGTTKLCEHLQRVLLDAERQEGPGIGGPP, encoded by the coding sequence ATGGGAACGCTTTCCACGCTCGCGACGCTGATCCGCGCGAGTCTGGGTACGGCGGTGCGGCGCATGAAGCGGGGGCCGCTGAGGCCCGGGTGGAGCTTCGCGTACGAAGCCACCGTGGCCTTCATGAAGGCAAACAACGAGCGCCTCTACCTCCGTCCCGCCCCGGAGCAGCGCGAGGAGGTGGAGCGGCTGGCCCGCACCACCTCTGCCCTGCGGCGGGTGCACCGGGAAGAGGTATCGGCGGGAGGCGTGCCCTCGGTGTGGTTCTCGCCTCCCGAGCGCTCCGGCGACGCGGTGGTGCTCTACCTGCATGGGGGCGCGTACGTCATGGGCTCCCCGCGCACGCATGGGGATCTGCTCGCACGGCTGGCCCTGGGCACGGGCCTGCGAGTCCTCGCACCGGACTACCGGCTCGCGCCCGAGCACCCCTTCCCCGCGCAACTGGAGGACACCCTGGCCGTGTACCGGTGGCTGTTGTCCTCGGGCGTGTCGCCACGGCGAGTGGTGTTCGCCGGGGACTCGGCGGGAGGGGGACTGGCCCTGTCGACGCTCGTGGCCGCGCGAGACCAGGGCACGCCGTTGCCAGCGGGTGCCGTGGTGATCGCGCCCTGGGTGGACCTGGAGTGTGGCGGGGCCAGCGTGGAGCGCAATGCCGCCTATGACTGGGGCGACAAGGCCATGCTGTTGCACTGGGCGGGCTGGTTTCTCGGCGGCGCCCCCGCGCGCGAGCCGCTCGCCTCTCCCCTTCACGCGGACCTGAGGGGCCTGCCCCCGCTGTTCGTCCACGTGGGCAGCGCGGAGCTCCAGTACGACGATGGCGTTCGCATCACCGAGAAGGCCCGCGCCGGGGGCGTCCAGGCGCACCTGGAGGTATGGCCGGAGATGGTCCACGACTTCCAGACCTTCGGCGAGGGCTTCCCCGAATCCGTTCGCGGCACGACGAAGTTGTGCGAGCACCTCCAGCGGGTGCTGCTCGACGCGGAACGTCAGGAGGGGCCGGGCATCGGAGGGCCACCGTGA
- a CDS encoding alpha/beta fold hydrolase — protein sequence MPTSYGSTFVRGSGPVDAPPLVLLPGAGATSLMWSANVAALSAHHRVWAVDSIADYGRSEPSRPVHTAQDFVTWLDELTTALAPGGRFGLAGVSYGAWISAQYALARPERLSALALIAPAGTVMPLGLGFMLRAVSCALPSRFFTRRFMTWLAHDLSVGDAQSQSQLERRIEEGYLAIRSFKARRLVEPSVLSDEQLRALPSPTLFIVGENERIFPASAAVERLRRVAPGIDIDLVPGAGHDVTLVRAEYVTTRLLGLFGAGTPAEARVSSVHPAPTG from the coding sequence GTGCCGACGTCGTACGGCTCGACGTTCGTCCGCGGCTCGGGCCCGGTGGACGCGCCCCCCCTGGTGCTGTTGCCGGGCGCCGGAGCCACCTCGCTCATGTGGTCGGCCAACGTCGCCGCGCTCTCCGCCCACCACCGCGTCTGGGCCGTGGACAGCATCGCGGACTACGGCCGCAGCGAGCCCTCGCGTCCGGTGCACACGGCCCAGGACTTCGTGACGTGGCTGGACGAGCTCACCACCGCGTTGGCACCCGGGGGACGCTTCGGACTCGCGGGCGTCTCCTATGGCGCCTGGATCTCCGCGCAGTACGCGCTGGCACGACCCGAGCGGCTCTCGGCCCTGGCCCTCATCGCCCCCGCTGGCACGGTGATGCCGCTGGGCCTGGGCTTCATGCTGCGGGCGGTGTCGTGCGCCCTGCCCTCGCGCTTCTTCACGCGCCGCTTCATGACGTGGCTCGCCCATGATCTGTCCGTGGGGGACGCCCAGAGCCAGTCCCAGCTCGAGCGGCGCATCGAGGAGGGCTACCTGGCGATCCGCAGCTTCAAGGCGCGCCGGCTGGTGGAGCCCTCGGTCCTGAGCGACGAGCAGCTACGGGCCCTGCCCTCGCCCACGCTCTTCATCGTGGGAGAGAACGAGCGCATCTTCCCGGCATCCGCCGCCGTCGAGCGCCTGCGCCGCGTGGCCCCTGGTATCGACATCGATCTGGTTCCCGGAGCGGGGCACGACGTCACCCTGGTACGGGCCGAGTACGTCACCACCCGGCTCCTGGGCCTGTTCGGCGCGGGCACACCCGCCGAGGCCCGGGTGTCTTCCGTGCATCCGGCTCCTACGGGTTGA